One segment of Streptomyces sp. NBC_01463 DNA contains the following:
- a CDS encoding class I SAM-dependent methyltransferase, with translation MVTEEGPHETDDSGARPERPDDTYDVCFEQGHRFRLFHRDETFHVSRAGLELGNHLVRNLSPGELSGRILELGTGSGAIALLLRSLGATSVTATDICASAVTTARQNELRNFGDSVIDFWHGDLFAGPETGREQLFDLIVFNPPGWRAPSDVLKAQLGERRSSLNLEAMFYGDSVLLRFLQQLPQHLAENGRAVLGLNSLLGIADIFDSSRSTHRPPGGLALHSQLLERVEFPLLFYTDEWLEMRHSLLDQFEQGRRDYAATYRAKGETIHWFYEITEVTVKALAPLPLEPQDLETPPMEPQPLEPSQLA, from the coding sequence ATGGTGACGGAGGAGGGACCGCACGAAACCGACGACTCCGGGGCCCGGCCCGAACGGCCCGACGACACGTACGACGTGTGCTTCGAGCAGGGCCACCGCTTCCGCCTCTTCCACCGCGACGAGACGTTCCACGTCAGCCGGGCGGGTCTGGAACTCGGCAACCACCTCGTCCGCAACCTGAGCCCGGGCGAACTCTCCGGCCGGATCCTCGAACTCGGCACCGGAAGCGGCGCGATCGCCCTGCTGTTGCGCAGCCTGGGCGCCACGTCGGTCACCGCCACCGACATCTGCGCCTCGGCCGTGACGACCGCCCGGCAGAACGAGCTCCGGAACTTCGGCGACTCCGTTATCGACTTCTGGCACGGCGACCTCTTCGCCGGACCCGAGACCGGCCGGGAACAGCTCTTCGACCTCATCGTCTTCAACCCGCCGGGATGGCGTGCCCCGTCCGACGTCCTCAAGGCGCAGCTGGGGGAGCGGCGCAGCTCGCTCAACCTGGAGGCGATGTTCTACGGGGACAGCGTGCTGCTGCGGTTCCTCCAGCAGCTCCCACAGCACCTGGCCGAGAACGGCCGCGCCGTCCTCGGCCTCAACTCCCTGCTCGGCATCGCCGACATCTTCGACTCCTCACGCTCCACGCACCGGCCGCCGGGCGGCCTGGCCCTGCACTCCCAGCTTCTCGAACGCGTCGAGTTCCCCTTGTTGTTCTATACGGACGAGTGGCTCGAAATGCGCCACTCCCTGCTGGACCAGTTCGAACAGGGGCGCAGGGACTACGCCGCGACGTACCGCGCCAAGGGCGAGACCATTCACTGGTTCTACGAGATCACCGAGGTCACCGTGAAGGCACTGGCCCCCCTGCCGCTCGAACCGCAGGACCTGGAGACGCCGCCCATGGAGCCGCAGCCCCTCGAACCCTCGCAGCTCGCATGA
- a CDS encoding ABC transporter permease — MTLLSLRGTNLATTSRRRLRPGLLWSAAVLLIAALAAVLPGLFTGRDPLEVAPADRLLPPGGGHLLGTDQLGRDMLSRMVHGAAPSLQAALIAVVVGVVVGGLLGAVSGFGGGAVDGLIMRGVDVLLAIPGLLLSLTLVTVLGYGTVNTALAVGFGNVPVFARVMRSEVLRVRGSLFVEAARSYGAKRHRVLALHVLPNARGPVLALAALSLGTSVLAVSALSFLGYGAPPPAPEWGSLVAQGRDHLADAWWLTTLPGLCVALVALAANRVARALDGEIGEAK, encoded by the coding sequence ATGACGCTTCTCTCCCTGCGCGGCACGAATCTCGCCACGACCTCTCGCCGACGCCTGCGCCCCGGCCTCCTCTGGTCGGCCGCCGTCCTTCTGATCGCGGCCCTCGCCGCCGTGCTTCCCGGCCTGTTCACCGGGCGCGACCCGCTCGAAGTGGCCCCCGCCGACCGGCTGCTCCCGCCCGGTGGCGGGCATCTGCTCGGCACCGACCAGCTGGGCCGCGACATGCTCTCCCGGATGGTGCACGGAGCCGCGCCGTCCCTCCAGGCCGCGCTGATCGCGGTGGTGGTGGGGGTCGTCGTCGGCGGTCTGCTCGGCGCCGTGTCCGGCTTCGGCGGCGGCGCCGTGGACGGGCTGATCATGCGCGGTGTGGACGTGCTCCTCGCCATTCCGGGCCTGCTCCTGTCGCTCACCCTGGTCACCGTCCTCGGCTACGGCACGGTGAACACCGCGCTCGCGGTGGGGTTCGGGAACGTCCCCGTCTTCGCCCGCGTGATGCGCTCCGAAGTGCTCCGGGTGCGCGGCTCGCTGTTCGTCGAGGCGGCCCGCTCGTACGGCGCCAAGCGCCACCGGGTGCTGGCCCTGCACGTGCTGCCGAACGCCCGGGGCCCGGTGCTCGCCCTCGCCGCACTGAGCCTGGGGACGTCCGTGCTGGCGGTGTCGGCCCTGAGCTTCCTCGGTTACGGAGCACCGCCGCCGGCCCCCGAATGGGGGTCCCTGGTGGCCCAGGGCCGTGACCACCTGGCGGACGCCTGGTGGCTGACCACCCTGCCGGGACTCTGTGTCGCACTCGTGGCGCTGGCCGCCAACCGGGTGGCGCGGGCCCTGGACGGGGAGATCGGGGAGGCGAAGTGA
- a CDS encoding NtaA/DmoA family FMN-dependent monooxygenase (This protein belongs to a clade of FMN-dependent monooxygenases, within a broader family of flavin-dependent oxidoreductases, the luciferase-like monooxygenase (LMM) family, some of whose members use coenzyme F420 rather than FMN.), whose translation MNAHPRELHLNVNLLGTGTHHGSWRWPGSDPLTFINVERYVASARIAERGLLDAVFLGDIPGLVENITTHPQFNALEPTLILTAIAQATEHIGLIATASTSYNEPYNLARRLQALDLISHGRTAWNAVTTYAPNVARNFVPTPPDREARYTRATEFVDVVRQLWTSWEPGAIPADVKTGHYAETSRIRPINHEGTYFNVEGPLCLPPSEQGHPVILQAGGSHEGRNLAAATADAVFSGALDIEAARADRADIRGRVTAAGRNADSIVILPGLTTSVGGTEREALERREQLDELEDRSDQLRRLAAQLTVDPRELELDKPVPETLLTGAYNPVHGHHRKISQLAHDGLTVRDILRRGGGSGHLVAAGSPEQIADIIEQWFTSGAADGFNVMPDVMDDGLPAFVDHVVPVLQRRGLFRTEYRGSTMRDHYGLEFPASRDAAIR comes from the coding sequence GTGAACGCCCACCCCCGTGAACTCCACCTCAATGTCAACCTGTTGGGCACGGGTACCCACCACGGTTCCTGGCGCTGGCCCGGCTCCGACCCGCTCACCTTCATCAACGTGGAGCGGTACGTCGCCTCCGCGCGCATCGCCGAACGCGGGCTTCTCGACGCCGTCTTCCTCGGCGACATCCCGGGCCTGGTCGAGAACATCACGACCCACCCCCAGTTCAACGCCCTGGAACCCACCCTGATCCTCACCGCGATCGCCCAGGCCACCGAGCACATCGGGCTCATCGCCACGGCGTCCACCAGCTACAACGAGCCCTACAACCTGGCCCGCCGGCTCCAGGCCCTGGATCTGATCAGCCACGGCCGCACCGCGTGGAACGCCGTCACCACGTACGCGCCCAACGTGGCCAGGAACTTCGTGCCGACCCCGCCCGACCGGGAGGCGCGCTACACCAGGGCGACCGAATTCGTCGACGTGGTACGCCAGTTGTGGACCAGCTGGGAGCCGGGGGCGATACCGGCAGATGTGAAGACCGGGCACTACGCGGAGACCTCTCGCATCCGGCCGATCAACCACGAGGGGACGTACTTCAACGTCGAGGGGCCGCTCTGCCTGCCGCCGTCGGAGCAGGGCCACCCGGTGATCCTCCAGGCCGGCGGCTCGCACGAGGGCCGGAACCTGGCGGCCGCCACCGCCGACGCGGTGTTCTCCGGCGCCCTCGACATCGAGGCGGCGCGGGCCGACCGGGCGGACATCCGCGGCCGGGTCACCGCGGCGGGCCGGAACGCCGACTCGATCGTGATCCTGCCCGGGCTCACCACCTCGGTCGGCGGCACCGAACGCGAGGCCCTCGAACGGCGCGAGCAGCTGGACGAGCTGGAGGACCGCAGCGATCAACTGCGGCGGCTCGCCGCCCAGCTGACGGTCGACCCGCGCGAACTGGAGCTGGACAAGCCGGTTCCGGAGACACTGCTCACCGGCGCCTACAACCCCGTGCACGGACACCACAGGAAGATCTCGCAGCTCGCGCACGACGGCCTGACGGTACGCGACATCCTGCGCCGGGGCGGCGGCAGCGGGCACCTGGTGGCCGCCGGATCGCCGGAGCAGATCGCCGACATCATCGAGCAGTGGTTCACCAGCGGCGCGGCCGACGGCTTCAACGTGATGCCCGACGTGATGGACGACGGGCTGCCGGCCTTCGTCGACCACGTCGTGCCGGTCCTGCAGCGCCGCGGCCTCTTCCGCACCGAGTACCGCGGATCGACCATGCGCGACCACTACGGCCTGGAGTTCCCGGCCAGCCGCGACGCGGCGATCCGCTGA
- the solA gene encoding N-methyl-L-tryptophan oxidase, whose amino-acid sequence MSTATADDTTWGTYDVVVVGLGIMGASALARLSRLGVKALGIEAHGPVHGMGSSHGETRIFRRAYWEGEQYAPLLQRSYDGWAELGEATSDTIALKTGGLFIGSRDSTLVQGSRETAQRCGIEHEFLDAREITERFPAFRVPEDAVAVHEPDALMLFAERARLGYVTQAVQHGAHLAYGRTVRALHRTSGGSTTVSGDGWQVSCGAVVLTTGGWIDRFLPGETGHLVTPMRIPVYELDVAETDGRAHEPGRFPVFLHEETDGALVYGLPRWRADGGLKLGFHNRQLTPLDVDKARRPPSEAERHELWSAIRGLLPGVRSTGRATSCVYTMSRDESFLIGRSGEREGVVYASACSGHGFKFAPGIGEALAQLALGQPTTVDLSAFAPGRFR is encoded by the coding sequence ATGAGCACCGCCACGGCGGACGACACCACATGGGGCACCTACGACGTCGTGGTCGTCGGGCTGGGCATCATGGGGGCGTCGGCCCTCGCCCGGCTCAGCCGGCTGGGCGTGAAGGCCCTCGGGATCGAGGCGCACGGGCCGGTGCACGGGATGGGCTCCTCGCACGGCGAGACCCGGATCTTCCGCCGGGCGTACTGGGAGGGCGAGCAGTACGCCCCGCTCCTGCAGCGGTCCTACGACGGCTGGGCGGAGCTCGGCGAGGCGACGTCCGACACCATCGCCCTGAAGACCGGGGGACTCTTCATCGGTTCCCGCGACTCGACCCTGGTCCAGGGCTCGCGCGAGACCGCCCAACGCTGCGGCATCGAGCACGAGTTCCTCGACGCGCGGGAGATCACCGAACGGTTCCCCGCGTTCCGCGTCCCCGAGGACGCGGTGGCCGTCCACGAACCGGACGCGCTGATGCTCTTCGCCGAGCGGGCCCGGCTCGGGTATGTGACACAGGCGGTCCAGCACGGAGCGCACCTCGCCTACGGCCGGACGGTACGCGCACTGCACCGCACGTCGGGCGGCTCCACGACCGTGTCCGGCGACGGGTGGCAGGTGAGCTGCGGCGCGGTCGTCCTGACGACGGGCGGCTGGATCGACCGCTTCCTGCCCGGCGAGACGGGCCACCTGGTCACACCGATGCGGATCCCCGTCTACGAACTCGACGTGGCGGAGACCGACGGGCGCGCGCACGAGCCCGGGCGGTTCCCGGTCTTCCTCCACGAGGAAACGGACGGCGCGCTCGTCTACGGACTGCCGCGGTGGCGAGCCGACGGCGGACTGAAACTCGGCTTCCACAACCGGCAGTTGACGCCCCTGGACGTCGACAAGGCCAGGCGCCCGCCCTCCGAGGCGGAACGGCACGAGCTGTGGTCGGCCATCCGCGGGCTGCTGCCCGGCGTGCGCAGCACGGGACGCGCGACGTCCTGCGTCTACACGATGTCGCGCGACGAGAGCTTCCTCATCGGACGGTCCGGTGAACGGGAGGGTGTCGTCTACGCGAGCGCCTGCTCCGGGCACGGCTTCAAGTTCGCCCCGGGCATAGGGGAGGCACTCGCTCAGCTCGCCCTGGGGCAGCCGACCACCGTGGACCTGTCGGCGTTCGCGCCCGGCCGGTTCCGGTGA
- the ssuE gene encoding NADPH-dependent FMN reductase, with translation MARVLAVAGSPTAHSRTSAVVEAAAAALARAGHRTELLRVRDLPAAALTGADPGAPGLREAAERVQWAEVLIIGTPVYKAGYSGLLKCWLDLLPQEAFAGRSVLPLATGGTLAHSLVVDYALRPVLMSLGASHIARGAFFADSDVAAGAEQPLAPSAAARLQRCLGSLELRLEQVESEPLPTG, from the coding sequence ATGGCTCGTGTCCTTGCCGTCGCCGGCAGCCCGACCGCGCACTCCCGTACGTCGGCAGTGGTCGAGGCCGCGGCCGCCGCACTGGCCCGGGCCGGGCACCGGACCGAACTGCTCCGCGTACGCGACCTGCCCGCCGCCGCGCTGACGGGAGCGGACCCGGGCGCCCCCGGGCTGCGCGAGGCGGCCGAACGGGTCCAGTGGGCGGAGGTGCTGATCATCGGCACTCCGGTGTACAAGGCCGGCTACTCGGGACTGCTCAAGTGCTGGCTCGACCTGCTGCCCCAGGAGGCCTTCGCGGGCCGCTCGGTCCTGCCGCTCGCCACCGGCGGCACCCTGGCCCACTCACTGGTGGTGGACTACGCGCTGCGTCCGGTCCTGATGTCGCTGGGTGCTTCGCACATCGCCAGGGGCGCCTTCTTCGCCGACTCGGACGTGGCCGCCGGGGCCGAGCAGCCGCTGGCCCCTTCCGCAGCGGCCCGCCTCCAGAGGTGCCTGGGTTCACTGGAGTTGCGGCTGGAACAGGTGGAGTCCGAGCCGCTCCCGACGGGGTGA
- a CDS encoding ABC transporter permease has product MRHYLARRLLQAVMVLWAAFTLSFALLYLLPGDPVEIMAGGGAGQSTVDPARIAELRASYGLDKPLAEQYVNQLLAVVHGDFGQSVASGTPVSGIIGAAVPPTAQLMLVALPLAVLAGAGLALAATYTRNRRLSALLLSAPPFGVSVPAFWVGLLLIQLFSFRLRLFPATGDEGAASLVLPAVTIALPAAAAIAQVLARSLRGTLSEPYITTALAKGASRARVHLRHATRNASLPALTVVGLLTGELLTNAVVVETVFSRAGLGRVTVTAVGAKDIPVVQAVVVLTALVVVTVNLLVDLIHPVLDPRAAGRVNSGPGAGSAPGAGPGSRPGADSDPSPGLAKVAAS; this is encoded by the coding sequence GTGAGGCACTACCTCGCGCGCCGCTTGCTGCAGGCCGTCATGGTGCTGTGGGCGGCGTTCACCCTGTCGTTCGCGCTGCTCTATCTGCTGCCGGGCGACCCCGTCGAGATCATGGCGGGCGGCGGGGCCGGGCAGAGCACGGTGGACCCGGCGCGCATCGCCGAACTGCGGGCGAGTTACGGCCTGGACAAGCCGCTCGCCGAGCAGTACGTGAATCAGCTGCTCGCCGTGGTGCACGGTGACTTCGGTCAGTCGGTGGCCTCCGGCACACCGGTGTCCGGGATCATCGGCGCCGCCGTGCCGCCGACCGCGCAGCTCATGCTGGTCGCGCTGCCCCTGGCGGTGCTGGCCGGCGCCGGCCTCGCCCTGGCGGCGACGTACACGCGCAACCGCCGGCTGAGCGCGCTGCTGCTCTCGGCTCCGCCGTTCGGGGTGTCGGTGCCGGCGTTCTGGGTCGGTCTGCTCCTCATCCAGCTGTTCTCCTTCAGGCTGCGGCTGTTTCCCGCCACCGGCGACGAGGGCGCGGCGAGCCTGGTCCTGCCGGCCGTCACCATCGCGCTGCCCGCGGCCGCCGCCATCGCCCAGGTGCTCGCCCGCAGCCTGCGGGGGACGCTCTCCGAGCCGTACATCACCACCGCCCTGGCCAAGGGTGCGAGCCGGGCCCGGGTGCATCTGCGCCACGCCACGCGCAACGCGTCGCTGCCCGCGCTGACCGTGGTCGGTCTGCTGACGGGAGAACTGCTCACCAACGCGGTCGTCGTGGAGACGGTGTTCTCGCGGGCCGGGCTCGGCCGGGTCACGGTGACCGCGGTGGGGGCCAAGGACATTCCCGTGGTGCAGGCCGTGGTGGTCCTGACGGCGCTGGTCGTGGTGACGGTGAACCTGCTCGTCGACCTGATCCACCCGGTGCTCGACCCGCGGGCCGCGGGCCGGGTGAACTCCGGCCCGGGCGCGGGCTCCGCCCCAGGTGCGGGCCCCGGCTCCCGCCCGGGTGCGGACTCCGATCCGAGCCCCGGCCTGGCGAAGGTGGCCGCGTCATGA
- a CDS encoding ABC transporter ATP-binding protein, translating into MTAQNEDGGCVPLLDVRGLCVTYRSRGRTTRAVSGVDLTIAAGETVAVVGESGSGKSTTAHALLGLLPAGGRITAGTVRFDGEDLTALGDRRLREVRGRGIALVPQDPAVSLNPVQRVGDQVAEVLLIHGLAGRKEAAAAATGILELAGMPDPAVRARNFPHQLSGGMRQRALIAIALAGRPRLIVADEPTSALDTTVQQRILDHLQKLSRESGTAVLLISHDLAVAAARADRIIVMRGGEVVEAGPAEQVMTEPRHEYTRVLLDAVPGAPSRRRAKVREREAAADGPRPLLVAEDLVMDYPLPRTGGSGGRTLRALDGVGFTVPAGRTVALVGESGSGKSTAARLALRLLKPSAGRIEFDGRDITAAPERELRALRRGAQLVHQNPYAALDPRLTVERIVEEPLRVFGTEGRTARRARVRALLDRVALPAHLHERRPAALSGGQRQRVAIARALALEPRLVVCDEPLSALDVSVQARILALLEELQAELGIAYLFITHDLAVVRQIADEVLVLKDGRIVESGRTERIFTSPQHEHTRALLHAAPQQTVPRPKERL; encoded by the coding sequence GTGACCGCGCAGAACGAGGACGGCGGGTGCGTCCCGCTGCTGGACGTGCGGGGCCTGTGCGTCACCTACCGTTCCAGGGGCCGCACGACCCGGGCGGTGTCGGGCGTCGACCTGACCATCGCGGCCGGCGAGACCGTGGCCGTCGTCGGGGAGTCCGGGTCGGGCAAGTCGACCACCGCACACGCGCTGCTCGGGCTGCTGCCGGCCGGGGGCCGCATCACGGCGGGCACCGTCCGCTTCGACGGCGAGGACCTGACGGCCCTGGGCGACCGGCGGCTGCGCGAGGTGCGCGGCCGCGGCATCGCCCTGGTCCCACAGGATCCGGCGGTCTCCCTCAACCCGGTGCAGCGGGTCGGCGACCAGGTCGCCGAGGTGCTGCTCATCCACGGTCTGGCCGGGCGGAAGGAAGCCGCCGCGGCCGCGACCGGCATCCTCGAACTCGCCGGGATGCCCGATCCGGCCGTACGCGCGCGGAACTTCCCGCACCAGCTCTCCGGCGGCATGCGGCAGCGCGCCCTCATCGCCATCGCCCTGGCCGGCCGGCCGCGGCTGATCGTCGCGGACGAGCCGACGAGCGCCCTGGACACGACCGTCCAGCAGCGGATCCTCGACCACCTGCAGAAACTCAGCCGGGAATCGGGCACGGCCGTGCTGCTGATCAGCCACGACCTGGCCGTCGCCGCCGCACGCGCCGACCGCATCATCGTGATGCGCGGCGGCGAGGTCGTGGAGGCGGGTCCGGCCGAGCAGGTGATGACGGAGCCCCGGCACGAGTACACCCGGGTGCTGCTCGACGCCGTACCGGGCGCGCCGAGCCGGCGGCGCGCGAAGGTCCGTGAGCGTGAAGCGGCCGCCGACGGGCCGCGCCCGCTCCTGGTCGCCGAGGACCTCGTCATGGACTATCCGCTGCCACGCACCGGCGGCAGCGGCGGACGTACGCTGCGGGCCCTGGACGGGGTCGGCTTCACCGTCCCCGCCGGACGCACGGTCGCCCTCGTCGGGGAGTCCGGATCCGGCAAGTCCACCGCGGCCCGGCTCGCACTGCGCCTGCTCAAGCCCTCCGCCGGGCGCATCGAGTTCGACGGCCGGGACATCACCGCGGCGCCCGAGCGCGAGCTGCGCGCACTGCGCCGCGGCGCCCAGCTGGTCCACCAGAACCCGTACGCCGCACTCGATCCGCGGCTCACCGTCGAGCGGATCGTCGAGGAGCCCCTCAGGGTCTTCGGCACCGAGGGCCGCACCGCGCGCCGGGCCCGGGTCCGCGCCCTGCTCGACCGGGTGGCGCTCCCCGCCCACCTGCACGAACGGCGCCCGGCCGCGCTCTCGGGGGGACAGCGGCAGCGCGTCGCCATCGCCCGCGCTCTGGCGCTCGAACCGCGCCTCGTGGTCTGCGACGAGCCCCTCTCGGCGCTCGACGTGTCGGTGCAGGCCCGCATCCTGGCCCTCCTCGAAGAGCTCCAGGCGGAGCTCGGCATCGCGTACCTCTTCATTACCCATGACCTGGCTGTCGTACGGCAGATCGCGGACGAGGTCCTGGTCCTGAAGGACGGCCGGATCGTGGAGTCCGGCCGGACCGAACGCATCTTCACCAGCCCGCAGCACGAACACACCAGGGCCCTGCTGCACGCCGCACCGCAGCAGACCGTGCCCCGTCCGAAGGAGAGACTGTGA
- a CDS encoding ABC transporter substrate-binding protein, with the protein MAALTACTADPAANGRTSDTQPRSGGSLVLALGSDPKCLDPHQVGNSDGLSAARQIVDSLTGQDPKTGKTLPWLATSWEARPDARQFTFHLRSDATFSDGKPVDAQAVKANFDDVVKLGAKAILGNNYLSGYRRTTVVDQHTARVEFDRPNAQFLHATSTTTLGILAPSGLTAGQGQRCAAVTGSGPFTLDRYTPNQEVVLKKRAGYAWGSAAWSAKGAARLDKVTLKIVPEQGVRSGSLTSGQIDGTFGVSAQEEPVLKQSGFTVLSRSNPGIVYSFGVNVSRPFTKDVAVRRALQKIIDRREVVDTVLSPSFKPAKSILAGSTADFTDLSADLTTDLPGARKLLDGAGWRAEGDGIRTKDGKRLTLTVNFFTGFTPGRTALELIQQQFKKAGVELKLKEFGIGQGQQAYRSGDYDLSWSNATSPDPDILRAYYSPKALNAVRVTDGPLPGLLDAQAVQGDAKLRTGQIERTQQIIVRDAYSLPVFEYATVVGLAPHVHDLRLDAGAQLLLHDAWVAK; encoded by the coding sequence ATGGCCGCGCTGACCGCCTGTACAGCCGACCCGGCAGCCAACGGCCGGACGTCGGACACCCAGCCCCGGTCCGGCGGCAGCCTGGTGCTGGCCCTCGGCTCCGACCCCAAATGCCTCGACCCGCACCAGGTCGGCAACAGCGACGGGCTGTCCGCGGCCCGTCAGATCGTCGACTCGCTCACCGGGCAGGACCCCAAGACCGGCAAGACCCTGCCGTGGCTGGCCACATCCTGGGAAGCACGGCCCGACGCCCGGCAGTTCACCTTCCACCTGCGCTCCGACGCCACCTTCTCGGACGGCAAGCCCGTCGACGCGCAGGCCGTCAAGGCCAACTTCGACGATGTGGTGAAGCTGGGCGCGAAGGCCATCCTCGGCAACAACTACCTGTCCGGCTACCGGCGTACGACCGTGGTCGACCAGCACACCGCGCGTGTGGAGTTCGACCGGCCCAACGCCCAGTTCCTGCACGCCACTTCGACCACCACCCTCGGCATCCTCGCGCCCTCCGGTCTCACCGCCGGCCAGGGGCAGCGGTGCGCGGCCGTGACCGGCTCGGGACCGTTCACCCTCGACCGGTACACGCCCAACCAGGAGGTGGTCCTGAAGAAGCGGGCCGGATACGCCTGGGGTTCGGCGGCCTGGTCGGCCAAGGGTGCGGCCCGCCTCGACAAGGTCACCCTGAAGATCGTTCCGGAGCAGGGCGTACGGTCCGGGAGCCTCACCTCAGGACAGATCGACGGCACGTTCGGGGTCTCGGCCCAGGAGGAACCGGTCCTGAAGCAGAGCGGCTTCACCGTGCTCTCCCGCAGCAACCCCGGCATCGTCTACAGCTTCGGCGTCAACGTGTCCCGGCCGTTCACCAAGGACGTCGCCGTACGGCGAGCGCTGCAGAAGATCATCGACCGCCGCGAGGTGGTGGACACCGTCCTCAGCCCCTCCTTCAAGCCGGCCAAGAGCATTCTGGCGGGCTCCACCGCCGACTTCACGGATCTGAGCGCGGATCTGACCACCGACCTGCCGGGCGCCCGCAAGCTCCTGGACGGCGCGGGCTGGCGGGCCGAAGGCGACGGAATCCGCACCAAGGACGGCAAGCGGCTCACCCTCACGGTCAACTTCTTCACCGGGTTCACGCCCGGACGGACGGCACTGGAGCTGATCCAGCAGCAGTTCAAGAAGGCGGGCGTCGAGCTGAAGCTGAAGGAGTTCGGCATCGGCCAGGGCCAGCAGGCCTACCGGTCCGGTGACTACGACCTGTCCTGGTCCAACGCGACCAGCCCCGACCCGGACATCCTGCGCGCCTACTACTCGCCGAAGGCCCTCAACGCCGTACGCGTCACCGACGGCCCGCTGCCCGGTCTGCTCGACGCACAGGCCGTGCAGGGCGATGCCAAGCTCCGCACCGGGCAGATCGAGCGGACACAGCAGATCATCGTGCGGGACGCCTACTCGCTGCCCGTGTTCGAGTACGCCACGGTCGTCGGCCTCGCCCCGCACGTGCACGACCTCCGGCTGGACGCCGGCGCCCAGCTCCTGCTGCACGATGCCTGGGTGGCGAAGTGA
- the proC gene encoding pyrroline-5-carboxylate reductase: MTTATRPSDATRPATVTRLIIVGCGHMGLAIARGLLGGPPGPEIVVVDTDAERRKALAEYDGLTVTGELDIAEGDFVTLAVPPQVFADFADAERHRFTPRTPVLSVMAGLTSRSIATALNTSQVVRSIPNTPSEVFEGMSVYFADAEVSADTVARAEALLGVIGKVLRVDAEELVDDATALCGGGPAFVSYIVDAFCRFAVSRGFSEEASREMTVQVFAGTAALIEESGKPPMQLCHEVMTPNGTTERGIAAFDAADLGGSVVAALAASARRSRELASVMSR, from the coding sequence ATGACCACCGCCACGCGTCCGTCCGACGCCACGCGTCCGGCCACCGTCACGCGCCTGATCATCGTGGGATGCGGACACATGGGACTCGCGATCGCCCGCGGCCTCCTCGGCGGACCGCCCGGTCCCGAGATCGTCGTCGTCGACACCGACGCCGAGCGGCGCAAGGCCCTCGCGGAGTACGACGGCCTGACGGTGACCGGCGAACTGGACATCGCCGAGGGCGACTTCGTCACCCTCGCCGTACCACCGCAGGTCTTCGCCGACTTCGCGGACGCCGAACGCCACCGGTTCACCCCACGGACACCGGTGCTGTCCGTGATGGCGGGACTCACCTCCCGCTCCATCGCCACGGCGCTGAACACCTCCCAGGTCGTCCGGTCGATCCCCAACACCCCGTCCGAGGTGTTCGAGGGGATGTCCGTCTACTTCGCGGACGCCGAGGTGTCCGCGGACACGGTCGCCCGGGCCGAGGCGCTGCTCGGCGTCATCGGCAAGGTGCTGCGCGTCGACGCCGAGGAACTCGTCGACGACGCCACGGCGCTCTGCGGCGGCGGCCCGGCCTTCGTCAGCTACATCGTCGACGCCTTCTGCCGCTTCGCCGTCTCACGCGGCTTCAGCGAGGAGGCGAGCCGCGAGATGACCGTCCAGGTGTTCGCCGGCACCGCGGCCCTGATCGAGGAGAGCGGCAAGCCGCCCATGCAGCTGTGCCACGAGGTGATGACACCGAACGGGACGACCGAACGGGGCATCGCCGCCTTCGACGCGGCCGACCTGGGCGGCTCCGTCGTGGCCGCGCTCGCGGCGTCCGCCCGGCGCTCGCGAGAGCTCGCCTCCGTCATGAGCCGGTGA